One stretch of Xanthomonas sp. DAR 35659 DNA includes these proteins:
- a CDS encoding alanine/glycine:cation symporter family protein, protein MCLAAGLYFTIRTRFMQVRGFVEMLRLTIGGQKSDAGVSSFQALAMSMAGRIGIGNIAGVATAIAFGGPGAIFWMWVMGFFGASTSYIESTLAQIYKVKDADGRYRGGPAYYIEKAMGLKWYALLFALATIVATGFLMPGVQANAIADSVVNACRGGALCGPLDGQWLGLPAAQALKLGIGASVALLLAVIIFGGVKRIANFAEIVVPFMALGYILMAVVVMVLNAERVPEMFSIIFRSAFGAHAAFGALLGLAVEWGVKRGIYANEAGQGTGPHAAAAAEVSHPAKQGYVQAFAIYFDTMMVCTATAFLILATGKYNVYAPSGGEHLFAGLRGVQEGPGYAQAAVDAILPGWGAGFVALALFFFAFTTIMAYYYMAETNLSYINGNRRRPLTVLVLRLGILGMVIFGAFHDAKLAWSLGDIGVGLMAWLNIIAILILQKPALLALRDYERQKKAGLDPVFDPLPLGIKNADLWHERLHPAPRNG, encoded by the coding sequence ATGTGCCTGGCCGCCGGCCTGTACTTCACCATCCGCACCCGCTTCATGCAGGTGCGCGGCTTCGTGGAAATGCTGCGCCTGACCATCGGCGGGCAGAAGTCCGACGCCGGCGTGTCCTCGTTCCAGGCGCTGGCGATGTCGATGGCCGGACGCATCGGCATCGGCAACATCGCCGGCGTCGCCACCGCGATCGCCTTCGGCGGGCCGGGCGCGATCTTCTGGATGTGGGTGATGGGCTTCTTCGGCGCCTCCACCTCGTACATCGAATCGACCCTGGCGCAGATCTACAAGGTCAAGGACGCCGACGGCCGCTACCGCGGCGGCCCGGCCTACTACATCGAGAAGGCGATGGGGCTGAAGTGGTACGCGCTGCTGTTCGCGCTGGCCACCATCGTCGCCACCGGCTTCCTGATGCCCGGCGTGCAGGCCAACGCGATCGCCGACAGCGTGGTCAACGCCTGCCGCGGCGGCGCGCTGTGCGGCCCGCTCGACGGCCAGTGGCTGGGCCTGCCGGCGGCGCAGGCGCTGAAGCTGGGGATCGGCGCGAGCGTGGCGCTGCTGCTGGCGGTGATTATCTTCGGCGGGGTCAAGCGCATCGCCAACTTCGCCGAGATCGTGGTGCCGTTCATGGCGCTGGGCTACATCCTGATGGCGGTGGTGGTGATGGTGCTCAACGCCGAGCGGGTGCCGGAGATGTTCTCGATCATCTTCCGCAGCGCGTTCGGCGCGCACGCTGCTTTCGGCGCCTTGCTCGGGCTGGCGGTGGAGTGGGGCGTCAAGCGCGGCATCTACGCCAACGAGGCCGGGCAGGGCACCGGCCCGCACGCCGCCGCGGCGGCCGAGGTCTCGCATCCGGCCAAGCAGGGCTACGTGCAGGCCTTCGCGATCTACTTCGACACGATGATGGTGTGCACCGCCACCGCGTTCCTGATCCTGGCCACCGGCAAGTACAACGTCTACGCGCCCAGCGGCGGCGAGCACCTGTTCGCCGGCCTGCGCGGCGTGCAGGAAGGGCCGGGCTACGCGCAGGCCGCGGTGGACGCGATCCTGCCGGGTTGGGGCGCCGGCTTCGTGGCGCTGGCGCTGTTCTTCTTCGCCTTCACCACGATCATGGCCTATTACTACATGGCCGAGACCAACCTCAGCTACATCAACGGCAACCGCCGGCGGCCGCTGACGGTGCTGGTGCTGCGGCTCGGCATCCTGGGCATGGTGATCTTCGGCGCCTTCCACGACGCCAAGCTGGCCTGGTCGCTGGGCGACATCGGCGTGGGCCTGATGGCCTGGCTCAACATCATCGCCATCCTGATCCTGCAGAAGCCGGCGCTGCTGGCGCTGCGCGACTACGAGCGCCAGAAGAAGGCCGGGCTGGACCCGGTGTTCGATCCGCTGCCGCTGGGCATCAAGAATGCCGATCTGTGGCACGAGCGCCTGCACCCGGCGCCGCGCAACGGTTGA
- a CDS encoding TrmH family RNA methyltransferase, with protein MTNPWGNRPRGPRPPAPPERSAAVPRAADANRGELRLYGLNAVRAVHARRPDAIRKLYLAEARIPALQPLLKWCVANRVGYRVVDEADLNKLAASAHHEGVVADVLREEPAPLAAWLQALPPGPALALWLDGVGNPHNFGAILRSAAHFGAAAILLPDTATLALSGAAARVAEGGAEAVPLVRLPATEQALAQLRAAGFALAATLVDGGENVFAAALPPRLVYVMGAESAGMDRDFAKACELRLSIPGSGAVESLNVAAATAVLLGAWRSRIGHAGARR; from the coding sequence ATGACCAATCCCTGGGGCAATCGCCCACGCGGCCCGCGCCCGCCGGCGCCGCCGGAACGCAGCGCCGCCGTCCCGCGCGCGGCCGACGCCAATCGCGGCGAACTGCGCCTGTACGGGCTCAATGCGGTGCGTGCGGTGCACGCGCGGCGGCCGGACGCGATCCGCAAGCTGTACCTGGCCGAGGCGCGCATCCCCGCGCTGCAGCCCCTGCTCAAGTGGTGCGTGGCGAATCGCGTCGGTTACCGGGTGGTGGACGAGGCCGATCTGAACAAGCTGGCGGCCAGCGCGCACCACGAAGGCGTGGTCGCCGACGTGCTGCGCGAGGAGCCCGCGCCGCTGGCGGCATGGCTGCAGGCGCTGCCCCCGGGCCCGGCGCTGGCGCTGTGGCTGGACGGGGTCGGCAATCCGCACAACTTCGGCGCGATCCTGCGCTCGGCCGCGCATTTCGGCGCCGCCGCGATCCTGCTGCCGGACACGGCGACGCTGGCGCTGTCCGGCGCCGCCGCGCGCGTGGCCGAGGGCGGCGCCGAAGCGGTGCCGCTGGTACGGTTGCCGGCGACCGAGCAGGCCCTGGCGCAGTTGCGCGCGGCCGGCTTCGCGCTGGCGGCGACGCTGGTGGACGGCGGCGAGAACGTGTTCGCCGCGGCGCTGCCGCCGCGCCTGGTGTATGTGATGGGCGCCGAGAGCGCGGGCATGGACCGCGACTTCGCCAAGGCCTGCGAACTGCGCCTGTCGATTCCCGGCAGCGGCGCGGTGGAGAGCCTCAACGTGGCCGCGGCCACGGCGGTGCTGCTCGGCGCCTGGCGCAGCCGCATCGGGCACGCGGGAGCGCGGCGATGA
- a CDS encoding carboxylesterase/lipase family protein, with product MRRAWRGLAGACLLALAPWAAAITPADDAPTATAAAPQVTLAAGTLRGQVQADGSVLFRAIPFAAPPTGARRWRPPQPPARWHRVRDARQQAPNCAQPAIGWNTAFAQRSSEDCLYVEVQTPQLDPAARRPVMVWIHGGANIAGGADILPSSLVQQDVVLVTVQYRLGVFGFLSLPELSKESGRHGSGNYALLDQIAALRWVRDNIARFGGDPARVTIFGQSAGAQDVGLLQLSPLARGLFRAAIEQSGTAGFGLPPRSLAENEALGATIAQRAGVAPKQRLAALRRLPADAVIAAAQGVDVPALDDDGYVWLQAIVDGHVLPRAPAALLADATQPRVPLLLGSVAQELTYGGAGAAEARLRRDYPAQAAQVLAAYHGPATAPDPRYGDAAMQLATDLTFRCPALAVARAQMRHDAPVWHYEFDLAAPGGRVTHSAELPFVFKGLPIGQPPLNLQRYWAAFARNGDPNVAGLPQWPAFAPTQASLRFDQHGAQALTGLRREPCALLDLP from the coding sequence ATGAGGCGGGCATGGCGAGGTCTGGCGGGCGCATGCCTGCTGGCGCTAGCGCCTTGGGCCGCGGCGATCACGCCGGCCGATGACGCGCCGACGGCCACCGCCGCCGCGCCGCAGGTGACGCTGGCCGCGGGCACCCTGCGCGGCCAGGTCCAGGCCGACGGCAGCGTATTGTTCCGCGCCATCCCGTTCGCCGCGCCGCCGACCGGCGCGCGGCGCTGGCGGCCGCCGCAGCCGCCGGCGCGCTGGCACCGCGTGCGCGATGCCCGCCAGCAGGCGCCCAACTGCGCGCAGCCGGCGATCGGCTGGAACACGGCGTTCGCGCAGCGTTCCAGCGAGGACTGCCTGTACGTGGAAGTGCAGACCCCGCAGCTGGACCCGGCGGCCAGGCGCCCGGTGATGGTGTGGATCCACGGCGGCGCCAACATCGCCGGCGGCGCCGACATCCTGCCGTCCTCGCTGGTGCAGCAGGACGTGGTGCTGGTCACCGTGCAGTACCGGCTGGGCGTGTTCGGCTTTCTGTCCTTGCCCGAGTTGAGTAAGGAGTCCGGCCGGCACGGGTCCGGCAACTACGCCTTGCTCGACCAGATCGCGGCGCTGCGCTGGGTGCGCGACAACATCGCCCGCTTCGGCGGCGACCCGGCGCGGGTGACGATCTTCGGCCAGTCGGCCGGCGCGCAGGACGTGGGCCTGCTGCAGCTGTCGCCGCTGGCGCGGGGCCTGTTTCGCGCGGCGATCGAACAGAGCGGCACCGCCGGCTTCGGCCTGCCGCCGCGCAGCCTGGCCGAGAACGAGGCGCTGGGCGCGACGATCGCGCAGCGTGCCGGGGTCGCGCCGAAGCAGCGCCTGGCGGCCTTGCGCCGGTTGCCCGCGGATGCCGTGATCGCGGCGGCACAAGGCGTCGACGTACCGGCGTTGGACGACGACGGCTACGTGTGGCTGCAGGCCATCGTCGATGGCCACGTGCTGCCGCGCGCGCCGGCGGCGCTGCTCGCCGACGCCACGCAGCCGCGCGTGCCGCTGCTGCTCGGCAGCGTCGCGCAGGAGCTGACCTACGGTGGCGCCGGCGCGGCCGAGGCGCGGCTGCGCCGCGACTACCCGGCGCAGGCCGCGCAGGTGCTGGCGGCGTACCACGGCCCCGCCACCGCGCCGGACCCGCGCTACGGCGACGCGGCGATGCAATTGGCCACCGACCTGACCTTCCGCTGCCCGGCGCTGGCGGTGGCGCGCGCGCAGATGCGGCACGACGCGCCGGTGTGGCACTACGAGTTCGATCTGGCCGCGCCTGGCGGCCGCGTGACCCACAGCGCCGAATTGCCGTTCGTGTTCAAGGGCCTGCCGATCGGGCAGCCGCCGTTGAACCTGCAACGCTACTGGGCCGCGTTCGCGCGCAACGGCGACCCCAACGTCGCCGGCCTGCCGCAGTGGCCGGCGTTCGCGCCGACCCAGGCCTCGTTGCGTTTCGACCAGCACGGCGCGCAGGCGCTGACCGGCCTGCGGCGCGAGCCCTGCGC